Proteins from one Triticum aestivum cultivar Chinese Spring chromosome 7A, IWGSC CS RefSeq v2.1, whole genome shotgun sequence genomic window:
- the LOC123149736 gene encoding transcription factor bHLH93 has translation MELDEQAFLEELFSLRRDATAAWECNAMGDFFSPACAGAAAMDCFQERHQPTVSVLPTFTASFDHPQQQAGVTAAGGFDCLSEVYGGGPFPNAVGGGYGEMGFLAAMDPKAAAAAALVEGGGLGACKVEPGLAAVDGGAFGSGQMAAVPAPASRKKRVEGMPSKNLMAERRRRKRLNDRLSMLRSVVPKISKMDRTSILGDTIDYMKELLERIRRLQEEMEEPHAGPAAAPLLSVFRELNPNEMLARNTPKFEVERKEEDTRVEIYCAAKPGLLLSTVSTLDTLGLDIQQCVVSCFNDFAMHASCSEMQREMISADAIKQELFKNAGYGGGCL, from the exons ATGGAGCTGGACGAGCAGGCCTTCTTGGAGGAGCTCTTCTCGCTGAGGAGGGACGCCACGGCCGCGTGGGAGTGCAATGCCATGGGGGACTTCTTCTCCCCGGCCTGTGCTGGCGCCGCCGCCATGGACTGCTTCCAGGAGCGGCACCAGCCCACCGTCAGCGTGCTGCCCACCTTCACCGCCTCCTTCGACCACCCACAGCAGCAGGCGGGGGTGACCGCGGCTGGGGGGTTCGACTGCCTCAGCGAGGTCTACGGCGGCGGCCCCTTCCCCAATGCCGTCGGCGGCGGGTACGGCGAGATGGGGTTTCTCGCCGCGATGGAccccaaggcggcggcggcggcggctctggtggAGGGGGGCGGCCTCGGCGCCTGCAAGGTGGAGCCCGGGCtggcggcggtggacggcggcgcgtTCGGGTCGGGTCAGATGGCGGCCGTCCCGGCGCCGGCGTCGAGGAAGAAGCGGGTGGAGGGCATGCCGTCCAAGAACCTGATGGCGGAGCGGCGCCGCCGCAAGCGCCTCAACGACCGCCTCTCCATGCTCCGCTCCGTCGTGCCCAAGATCAGCAAG ATGGACAGGACGTCGATCCTGGGGGACACCATCGACTACATGAAGGAGCTGCTGGAGAGGATCCGGCGGCTGCAGGAGGAGATGGAGGAGCCGCATGCCGGTCCGGCGGCGGCGCCGCTGCTGAGCGTGTTCCGGGAGCTCAACCCCAACGAGATGCTCGCCAGGAACACCCCCAAG TTCgaggtggagcgcaaggaggaggacaCCCGGGTGGAGATCTACTGCGCGGCCAAGCCGGGGCTGCTGCTGTCGACGGTGAGCACGCTCGACACGCTGGGCCTCGACATCCAGCAGTGCGTCGTCAGCTGCTTCAACGACTTCGCCATGCACGCCTCCTGCTCCGAG ATGCAGAGGGAGATGATCAGCGCGGACGCCATCAAGCAGGAGCTGTTCAAGAACGCCGGCTACGGAGGGGGCTGCTTGTGA
- the LOC123149735 gene encoding serine/threonine-protein kinase ATR encodes MSNFAGHIKELRALIAGSSSSSAAPASAHYEAKLREVLPSLLRDHVLPAPTATEMETKVVLRLLNYTAPRFPGVFSNGRPAEVIRVIGRILPLFAEPDYQSIIFEPVWSLLSLLRTGDREAYRQFFLDAMVAVEDLQYVASKHTESGCLLKCFCGSFSDILESTAIFSDLPERFQPKNGPGVLIDLSGDMRWCSFATSLIRLINKCLTDGTLHVEGIVTMPFVSAACSILCYGDESLHKVCFDFARIVATVMTVEILPTETIIRSITSILSQDVNELSSIRDPDYDLSIGACLNALHSSCPGYIVESTAADIVNVFTRAVQTSRSSELQAAMCNAYMRIVEVCSPQVWKPEILLKLLYLPKPYDKVTECIRLVVDKLGQSLVSVDANDDRGSFQEKSEVFELPKVGQKRVAQNQENTLYKRQKMSESRSTIGSFMAKLSPAGIGHELAKDYAYDLQLSLNSRIKFLSPDNHNAYPLEPDIAIQVLSLLSLSFCVNPKTSLFISISKQVLSWIPWICKQATEKCFFSFDMLLYFKALQTVMLLRSFHPGDSKQFEDEAQLICVHSEDLDYPLYVDLISLLKRVWSDGHVSTQTCLDKLKCLVVQVIAKIGNRLNIDCDLELLELAIHSESVEVQNEALMSLPIIVLYSGPTMLGVMFKKLELCGDLGSDKVWKCVAFSLGFLSCLNGTTDVTDKAGNSCKLFMDKDSKQPVSTLDLLLKGFWCPHCDNRTVNTKEQISIVDMAVLETENVALKHNILKAHILFFKFLYAQTSKECIISMVEVLPRVLRHSSKEVLLEMKIKWVNCIDFLLLNGMKDVRDAFSLVVCCFLETRVMDILFSDELGMEGGTKELKFMDKIKQAFAEAEDSHVLLTLLESTATIMQASDTQGEVFFCSFVLLIAQLDNHDPIVRKTASRLLHRCCTYSFKGGIELFLSNNFRVRDDLYDYLSSRLLNHPVVINEFAEAVLGIKTEELIRRMVPSVIPKLIVSHPDNDQAVITLHELANHLNTELVPLIVNSLPKVLSFALFYEDGQHLPSVLQFYHTETGSDSKEIFAAALPTLLDEIICFPGESDHTETDRRTTRISPTIQNIARILTGNDTLPEFLKNDFVRLLNSIDKKMLHSDDLKLQKQALQRIRKLVEMMGPYLSTHAPKIMVLLIFATDKEALQMDGLDVLHFFIKQLAEVSSTSIKYVMSQVVAAFIPSLEKCRECPSVHLKKIVEILEELVVKNSKLLKQHIRELPLLPSLPSLSEVNKVIQEARGSMTLQDHLKDAVDGLNHESLNVRYMVACELSKLFKAKREDVTALIIGEDTSDLDVISALIMALLKGCAEESRTMVGQRLKLVCADCLGALGAVDPAKFKVISCERFKIECSDDDLIFELIHKHLARAFRAASDTTVQDSAALAIQELLKLAGCQSLPKEDNGEDSSSCEMSRRGQKLWGRFSSYVKEIIAPCLTSRFHLPSVNDAALLGPIYRPTMSFRRWIYYWIRKLTSHATGSRYGIFSACRGIVRHDMPTALYLLPYLVLNAVCYGTPEARQSITDEILSVLNAAASESSGAIVQGVTGGQSEVCVQAIFTLLDNLGQWVDDLKQEIALSQSNNAMAGRQAGKLNDENCSNNGQDQLLVQCSNVAELLAAIPKVTLAKTSFRCQAHARALAYFESHVREKSGSSNPAAECSGTFSDEDISFLMEIYGGLDEPDGLLGLANLRNSSSLQDQLIINEKAGNWAEVLTLCEHALQMEPDSVHRHCDVLNCSLNMCHLQAMIAHVDGLVGRIPQYKKTWCMQGVQAAWRLGRWDLMDEYLPEADKGLVYSSTENNASFDIGLAKIFKAMTTKDQFMVAEKIAQSKQALLVPLAAAGMDSYMRAYPYIVKLHMLCELEDFNSLLGDESFLDKSFNADDPSFLKLTKDWDNRLKCTQSSLWAREPLLAFRRMVYNLSHMNSQVGNCWLQYAKLCRLAGHYETAHRAILEADASGAPNVHMEKAKHLWNIRKSDSAIAELQQTLLNMPAEVLGNAVLSSLSSLSLALPNAPISATQASKENPDVSKTLLLYTRWIHNTGQKQSEEIKTLYSRVTELRPKWEKGFFCMAKFLDDLLVDARKRQEDKKFTGGVGSVTPGSAGSASAPAKERPWWELVPTVLLCYAKGLHKGHKNLFQALPRLLTLWFEFGNIYIREGPSAEMKVVHDRMLAVVRGCSKDLPTYQWLTVLSQLISRICHQNGELVRVVRYIIQVVLQAYPQQALWMMAAVSKSTVSARREAAGQILKLAKKGVGKRSDYVALFNQFPSLIEHLIKLCFHPGQPKARSINISTEFSSLKRMMPLGIILPVQLALTVTLPSYDSNMSGQSTFHPFSISEHPTIAGIADDAEILSSLQKPKKVVFLGSDGVARPFLCKPKDDLRKDARMMEFNAVINRLLSKVPESRRRKLYIRTFAVVPLTEDCGLVEWVPNTRGLRHILQDIYITCGKYDRMKTNSQMKRIYDVCHASKIPEDEMMKTKILPLFPPVFHKWFLTTFSEPAAWFRARVAYAHTAAVWSMVGHIVGLGDRHGENILIDATTGDCVHVDFSCLFDKGLQLEKPEVVPFRLTQNMIDGLGIAGYEGVFLKVCEITLLVLRGHKEALMTVLETFIHDPLVEWTKAHKSSGGEVQNPQAQRAIANITARLQGVVVGVNAAPSLPLSVEGQARRLIAEAVSHKNLGKMYIWWMPWF; translated from the exons ATGTCGAACTTCGCCGGCCACATCAAGGAGCTCCGCGCGCTCATcgcgggctcctcctcctcctccgccgccccggccTCCGCCCACTACGAGGCCAAGCTCCGCGAGGTCCTCCCCAGCCTCCTCCGCGACCACGTCCTCCCCGCCCCCACCG CGACCGAGATGGAGACCAAGGTGGTGCTCAGGCTGCTCAACTACACGGCGCCCAGGTTCCCCGGGGTCTTCTCCAACGGCCGCCCCGCCGAGGTCATCCGCGTCATCGGCCGCATCCTCCCCTTGTTCGCAGAACCCGACTACCA GTCAATTATATTTGAGCCGGTTTGGTCTCTCCTCTCACTTCTCCGCACCGGTGACCGGGAGGCCTACAGGCAGTTCTTCCTGGATGCGATGGTTGCAGTAGAAG ATCTACAATATGTGGCATCAAAGCACACGGAGAGTGGATGTCTTTTAAAATGCTTCTGTGGATCCTTCTCGGACATTTTGGAGTCCACTGCGATTTTTAGTGACCTCCCAGAGAGGTTCCAGCCTAAAAATGGACCTGGTGTGCTGATTGATCTGTCTGGTGACATGAGGTGGTGTTCATTTGCCACTTCGTTAATTAGACTCATCAACAAATGCCTTACAGATGGTACCCTGCATGTTGAAGGGATTGTTACCATGCCATTTGTTTCTGCTGCTTGTTCTATTCTCTGTTATGGGGATGAATCCCTGCACAAG GTTTGTTTCGATTTTGCGCGGATCGTTGCAACGGTGATGACTGTTGAGATTCTTCCTACGGAAACTATTATTCGTTCAATCACATCGATTCTAAGCCAAGATGTTAATGAGCTTTCTAGTATCAG AGATCCAGATTATGACTTATCAATAGGTGCATGTCTAAATGCTTTGCATTCTTCGTgtcctggttatattgttgaatctaCGGCTGCTGATATTGTCAATGTTTTCACAAGGGCAGTACAGACCAGTAGAAGCTCAGAGCTTCAG GCTGCGATGTGCAATGCGTACATGAGAATAGTCGAGGTCTGCTCCCCACAAGTATGGAAACCAGAGATCCTTCTGAAGTTGCTCTATTTGCCCAAGCCTTATGACAAAGTGACTGAATGCATTCGACTGGTTGTTGACAAACTTGGTCAGAGTTTGGTGTCTGTGGATGCCAACGATGATCGAGGCAGCTTTCAGGAAAAATCTGAAGTATTTGAACTGCCAAAAGTCGGCCAGAAAAGAGTGGCTCAGAACCAGGAAAATACTTTGTACAAACGTCAAAAGATGTCTGAATCACGATCAACCATTGGTTCATTTATGGCCAAATTATCTCCTGCTGGCATAGGACATGAACTAGCAAAAGATTATGCCTATGATCTTCAATTGTCACTAAATTCACGTATTAAGTTCCTGTCACCTGACAATCATAATGCTTATCCATTGGAGCCTGATATTGCTATACAAGTGCTTAGTCTTCTTTCTCTTTCATTCTGTGTTAACCCAAAGACAAGTCTGTTTATTAGTATTTCTAAGCAAGTTCTCTCCTGGATCCCTTGGATTTGCAAGCAG GCAACCGAGAAATGTTTCTTTTCCTTCGACATGTTACTATATTTCAAAGCTCTTCAGACTGTAATGCTTCTCCGAT CCTTTCATCCTGGAGACTCTAAACAGTTTGAAGATGAAGCTCAGCTGATTTGTGTTCACAGTGAAGATTTAGATTATCCACTATATGTTGACCTCATCAGCTTGCTGAAACGGGTGTGGTCTGATGGTCATGTTTCCACTCAAACATGCTTAGACAAGTTAAAATGCCTTGTGGTACAAGTTATTGCTAAGATTGGCAACAGACTGAATATTGACTGTGACCTTGAACTCCTTGAACTGGCTATCCATAGTGAATCTGTGGAGGTTCAAAATGAGGCTCTTATGTCACTACCCATTATTGTACTGTATTCTGGTCCTACGATGCTTGGAGTGATGTTCAAGAAACTTGA gtTATGTGGTGATTTAGGATCTGACAAAGTGTGGAAATGTGTTGCCTTTTCACTCGGTTTCCTATCTTGTTTAAATGGAACAACTGATGTTACTGACAAAGCGGGGAACAGTTGCAAGCTGTTCATGGACAAGGACTCTAAGCAACCAGTCTCGACATTGGATCTTCTCTTGAAAGGTTTCTGGTGCCCTCACTGTGATAACAGAACTGTCAATACTAAAGAGCAGATTTCTATTGTGGACATGGCAGTACTAGAAACTGAGAATGTTGCCTTGAAACATAATATTTTGAAGGCCCACATACTTTTTTTCAAGTTCCTATATGCGCAGACTTCCAAAGAATGTATCATTTCCATGGTTGAAGTTTTGCCACGAGTACTGAGACATTCTAGCAAAGAGGTTTTACTTGAGATGAAAATTAAGTGGGTAAACTGTATTGATTTTCTGCTACTTAATGGAATGAAAGATGTCAGAGATGCATTTTCTCTTGTAGTATGCTGCTTTTTGGAAACCAGAGTCATGGACATTTTGTTCTCGGATGAACTGGGAATGGAGGGAGGGACTAAAGAACTTAAGTTCATGGACAAAATAAAGCAAGCTTTCGCAGAAGCTGAAGATTCTCATGTTCTACTGACTCTTTTGGAGTCTACTGCTACAATTATGCAAGCCAGTGATACTCAAGGGGAAGTTTTTTTCTGCTCATTTGTATTGCTTATTGCTCAGCTTGATAACCATGATCCCATTGTAAGGAAGACGGCATCAAGATTACTTCACAGATGCTGCACTTACAGTTTCAAAGGAGGAATAGAACTCTTCCTCTCGAATAACTTCCGTGTTAGAGATGATTTATATGACTATCTTTCATCTAGACTATTAAATCATCCTGTAGTGATTAATGAATTTGCTGAGGCTGTTCTTGGGATTAAGACTGAAGAACTGATTAGGAGAATGGTTCCATCAGTTATACCAAAGCTTATTGTGTCTCACCCAGACAATGACCAAGCTGTTATTACTCTGCATGAACTGGCAAACCATCTAAACACTGAACTAGTACCATTGATTGTTAATTCACTACCTAAAGTGCTTTCGTTCGCTCTATTCTATGAAGATGGGCAGCACTTGCCGTCTGTTCTACAGTTTTATCACACCGAAACTGGAAGTGATAGCAAAGAAATATTTGCAGCTGCTTTGCCAACACTGCTTGATGAGATCATATGTTTTCCCGGGGAATCTGATCATACCGAGACTGATAGAAG GACAACAAGAATTTCACCAACAATACAGAATATTGCAAGAATTTTGACAGGGAATGACACCCTTCCTGAGTTCTTGAAGAATGATTTTGTCAGACTTCTCAATAGCATTGACAAGAAGATGCTTCATTCTGATGACTTGAAGCTTCAAAAACAAGCTCTCCAGCGTATACGGAAGTTAGTTGAGATGATGGGCCCTTATTTGAGTACACATGCACCGAAGATTATGGTTCTGTTGATATTTGCCACTGATAAGGAAGCTCTTCAAATGGATGGTCTTGATGTATTACATTTTTTCATAAAGCAATTGGCTGAGGTATCATCGACCAGTATCAAGTATGTTATGTCCCAAGTTGTAGCTGCTTTCATTCCGTCTTTAGAGAAGTGCAGAGAATGCCCTTCTGTGCACCTGAAAAAAATTGTTGAAATCCTAGAAGAACTTGTTGTGAAAAACAGTAAGTTGCTTAAACAACATATACGTGAACTGCCATTGCTGCCCAGCTTACCATCTTTGTCGGAAGTAAACAAAGTAATACAGGAAGCCAGAGGATCTATGACTCTGCAAGATCATCTAAAGGATGCCGTTGATGGTCTTAATCATGAGAGCTTGAATGTAAGGTACATGGTAGCATGTGAGTTAAGTAAATTATTCAAGGCCAAACGGGAGGATGTTACTGCACTTATAATCGGTGAAGATACTTCTGATTTGGATGTAATAAGCGCTTTAATTATGGCTTTACTAAAAGGATGTGCTGAGGAGTCAAGGACAATGGTTGGCCAGAGGCTGAAACTAGTTTGTGCAGATTGTCTTGGTGCACTGGGTGCAGTTGATCCTGCTAAGTTCAAGGTAATTTCGTGTGAGCGCTTTAAGATTGAATGTTCAGACGATGATCTTATATTTGAGTTGATCCACAAGCATCTTGCAAGGGCATTCAGAGCAGCTTCCGACACAACAGTACAAGATTCTGCTGCCTTGGCTATTCAGGAGCTACTAAAATTGGCTGGCTGTCAGTCTTTACCCAAAGAAGATAACGGGGAAGATTCAAGTAGTTGTGAAATGAGCAGAAGGGGTCAGAAGTTGTGGGGACGTTTTTCTAGTTATGTTAAGGAAATAATTGCGCCATGCTTGACATCAAGATTTCATCTTCCTAGTGTGAATGATGCTGCTTTACTTGGCCCAATATACCGCCCAACAATGTCCTTCAGAAGGTGGATATATTATTGGATTAGAAAGTTGACATCCCACGCAACTGGATCGCGCTATGGTATTTTCAGTGCATGCCGAGGAATTGTTCGGCATGACATGCCAACTGCGCTCTATCTCCTACCTTACTTGGTTTTAAATGCTGTTTGCTATGGAACTCCAGAGGCTCGGCAAAGTATCACTGATGAAATATTGTCTGTTCTCAATGCAGCTGCTTCAGAAAGTAGTGGGGCTATTGTTCAAGGTGTTACTGGGGGGCAGAGTGAGGTTTGTGTTCAAGCCATCTTCACTTTACTTGATAATCTTGGGCAATGGGTTGATGATCTCAAGCAGGAAATTGCTCTATCCCAGTCTAATAATGCCATGGCTGGGAGGCAAGCAGGTAAATTGAACGATGAAAACTGTTCTAATAACGGCCAAGATCAATTGTTGGTGCAGTGTAGCAATGTTGCTGAGCTGTTGGCTGCTATACCTAAAGTTACTCTAGCTAAGACCTCTTTTAGATGTCAAGCTCATGCACGTGCTCTAGCATATTTCGAATCTCATGTCCGAGAGAAGTCCGGGTCCTCTAATCCAGCTGCAGAGTGTAGTGGCACTTTTTCAGATGAGGACATCTCTTTTCTGATGGAAATATATGGAGGATTGGATGAGCCTGATGGCCTATTAGGTTTAGCTAATCTGAGGAATTCATCAAGCCTACAAGATCAACTTATCATCAATGAGAAAGCTGGAAACTGGGCTGAAGTGCTAACACTGTGTGAACATGCTTTGCAAATGGAACCTGATTCTGTCCATAGACATTGTGATGTTCTCAACTGTTCGCTAAACATGTGCCACCTTCAAGCCATGATTGCGCATGTGGATGGTTTGGTTGGCAGAATACCTCAGTATAAGAAAACATGGTGCATGCAAGGTGTGCAAGCAGCTTGGAGATTaggaagatgggatctcatggacgAGTACCTACCCGAGGCAGACAAAGGTCTTGTGTACAGTAGCACTGAGAACAATGCTTCGTTTGACATAGGTCTAGCAAAAATATTCAAGGCAATGACAACAAAAGATCAGTTTATGGTTGCTGAAAAGATCGCCCAGTCCAAGCAAGCGTTGCTTGTCCCGTTGGCTGCAGCAGGCATGGACTCATATATGCGTGCATATCCTTACATTGTCAAGCTCCACATGCTGTGTGAGCTGGAAGACTTCAACTCCCTGCTGGGAGATGAGTCATTTCTCGACAAATCATTCAATGCAGATGATCCAAGTTTTCTGAAGTTAACAAAAGACTGGGATAACCGTCTTAAATGTACACAGTCGTCTCTGTGGGCAAGGGAGCCTTTGCTTGCTTTCCGAAGGATGGTTTATAATCTTAGTCATATGAATTCTCAAGTTGGGAACTGCTGGCTTCAGTACGCTAAGCTCTGCCGTTTGGCTGGACATTATGAGACAGCCCACCGTGCAATACTGGAAGCAGATGCTTCAGGTGCTCCAAACGTTCACATGGAGAAGGCAAAGCACCTCTGGAATATACGGAAATCTGATAGTGCTATAGCCGAACTTCAGCAAACACTTCTAAACATGCCCGCGGAGGTTTTGGGAAATGCTGTCCTTTCATCTCTTTCCAGCCTTTCTCTCGCATTGCCAAATGCGCCTATCTCTGCAACACAAGCATCAAAAGAGAATCCAGATGTGTCTAAAACCCTTCTTCTTTATACTAGATGGATCCACAATACAGGGCAAAAACAGAGCGAGGAAATCAAAACTCTCTACAGTAGAGTAACAGAGTTGCGGCCCAAGTGGGAGAAGGGTTTCTTTTGCATGGCAAAGTTTTtggatgatttacttgttgatgcTAGGAAACGTCAGGAAGATAAGAAATTCACAGGTGGAGTTGGATCTGTTACTCCTGGCTCTGCTGGAAGTGCAAGTGCCCCAGCTAAAGAGAGGCCTTGGTGGGAGTTGGTTCCAACAGTCTTGCTATGTTATGCAAAAGGACTCCACAAAGGACACAAGAATCTTTTTCAAGCACTACCACGGTTACTTACGCTTTGGTTTGAATTTGGAAACATATACATCCGAGAAGGGCCAAGTGCAGAAATGAAAGTCGTTCATGATAGG ATGTTAGCCGTCGTCCGCGGGTGCTCGAAGGATCTACCAACTTATCAGTGGCTAACTGTGCTGTCTCAGTTGATATCACGCATCTGTCATCAGAATGGTGAACTTGTCAGAGTTGTAAGATACATTATCCAGGTGGTTTTACAGGCATACCCTCAGCAAGCACTTTGGATGATGGCTGCAGTGTCAAAGTCAACAGTTTCTGCAAGACGAGAGGCTGCTGGACAAATATTAAAGTTAGCAAAGAAGGGTGTTGGGAAGAGGAGCGACTATGTTGCGCTGTTTAATCAGTTTCCTTCTCTAATAGAACATCTGATTAAGCTGTGCTTTCACCCAGGGCAGCCCAAGGCGAGGTCAATAAATATCTCAACTGAGTTCAGTTCCTTGAAAAGAATGATGCCCCTAGGAATTATATTACCTGTCCAGCTGGCTCTCACTGTAACTCTGCCATCATACGATTCAAATATGTCAGGTCAATCTACTTTTCACCCTTTTTCGATCTCTGAGCATCCTACTATAGCTGGAATAGCTGATGATGCAGAGATCCTTTCCTCCCTTCAGAAACCAAAGAAG GTTGTGTTCCTCGGAAGCGATGGAGTGGCTCGCCCATTTCTGTGTAAACCGAAGGATGATCTTAGGAAGGATGCACGCATGATGGAGTTCAATGCTGTGATCAATCGCCTCCTCTCCAAAGTTCCTGAGAGCCGCAGGAGGAAGCTTTATATCAGAACCTTTGCCGTGGTTCCACTTACAGAAGACTGTGGACTAGTAGAATGGGTGCCCAACACACGTGGTCTTCGGCATATTCTTCAGGACATATACATAACTTGTGGGAAGTATGATAGGATGAAAACAAACTCGCAGATGAAGAGGATATATGATGTATGCCATGCTAGCAAAATACCTGAAGATGAGATGATGAAAACTAAAATCCTTCCATTGTTCCCCCCGGTGTTCCACAAATGGTTCTTGACGACATTCTCTGAACCAGCAGCATGGTTTCGTGCCAGAGTGGCATATGCACATACCGCTGCAGTTTGGTCAATGGTTGGGCACATTGTTGGGCTTGGTGACAGGCACGGTGAAAACATCCTTATTGATGCGACGACCGGGGACTGTGTTCATGTGGATTTCAGTTGCTTGTTTGACAAGGGTTTGCAGCTTGAGAAGCCCGAGGTGGTGCCGTTCAGGCTTACACAA AACATGATCGACGGGTTGGGCATCGCTGGATATGAAGGCGTCTTTCTGAAGGTCTGCGAGATCACTCTGTTGGTCCTCAGGGGCCACAAGGAGGCGCTCATGACCGTTCTGGAGACCTTCATCCACGACCCGCTAGTAGAGTGGACCAAAGCACACAAGTCCAGTGGAGGGGAGGTCCAAAATCCGCAAGCGCAG AGAGCCATTGCCAACATCACGGCGAGGCTCCAGGGGGTCGTGGTGGGCGTCAACGCTGCGCCCTCCCTGCCGCTCTCCGTCGAAGGACAGGCGCGGCGGCTGATCGCGGAAGCAGTCTCCCACAAGAACCTCGGCAAGATGTACATCTGGTGGATGCCCTGGTTCTGA